One region of Citrus sinensis cultivar Valencia sweet orange chromosome 6, DVS_A1.0, whole genome shotgun sequence genomic DNA includes:
- the LOC107174467 gene encoding transcription elongation factor TFIIS-like, with the protein MGLLRNQIKDRVSVESKKFKALPSRTIKKRKFDGEDQAAFPFMKKPLREPQPPKQGGKKAFSEVAGEVEDMEKKEQVSACDPAGVAVSVESVLYKNMGPSKGAKAAVRYRAILFNVEDPKNPDFRRKLLLGEMKPETLVTMLPEEMASDARQSQNKQIIEDVLAKIPDHSAVDEKESECDAQ; encoded by the exons ATGGGTTTGTTAAGAAACCAAATAAAGGACCGTGTAAGTGTTGaatcaaagaaattcaagGCGCTGCCATCAAGAACTAtcaagaagagaaaatttgacGGAGAGGACCAAGCTGCGTTTCCTTTCATGAAGAAACCTCTAAGAGAACCTCAGCCTCCTAAACAAGGAGGAAAGA AGGCATTTTCTGAAGTTGCTGGCGAGGTTGAAGATATGGAGAAGAAGGAGCAAGTTAGTGCTTGTGACCCTGCTGGGGTAGCCGTTTCGGTTGAATCTGTGCTGTACAAGAACATGGGTCCTTCCAAGGGGGCTAAGGCGGCAGTTCGGTATAGAGCAATCTTGTTCAATGTTGAGGATCCGAAAAATCCTGATTTCAGGAGAAAGCTTCTTCTTGGAGAGATGAAGCCTGAGACACTGGTCACAATGCTCCCTGAAGAGATGGCCAGTGATGCACGACAGAGtcagaataaacaaatcataGAGGATGTTTTAGCCAAGATTCCGGATCACTCTGCTGTTGATGAAAAGGAATCAGAATGTGACGCACAATGA